The Thalassotalea sp. HSM 43 genome window below encodes:
- the ppx gene encoding exopolyphosphatase — MADNTGTAHSGNGLEPQTIAVVDLGSNSFHLVLARIVEQDVQILLREKIKVRLAKGLDDDLILNEEAMERGLQTLEIFSHTLNGFHPDHVNILATYTLRTAKNRNEFINRAKLVLPYPIKLVSGQEEARLIYNGVAHSMHFPDKRLVIDIGGGSTEFALGQHFEPLALSSRNVGCVNLTQQFFADGKISEKRFDKAVLKVERELQPIVKRYRQIGWQACIGTSGTASALLEAGRANELCEETLTHKALKKLKKKLLAYEDFESIDLAGISEDRKGVIVSGLAVMLGAFEMLQIDELEYNDKALREGALYEMEDQLEHDDIRERSVDSLISRMSVDLQHSERVHQTSQILCQQINDNWTLKSIPDSKKVLHWAAKLHEIGLHINSSGANKHSAYIVANSGLPGFSQEKQQLLTLLLRFHRKKIKHEEFADFTLFKVKDVYRILAIFRLAVLLNQKRQDDFLPELIVNADKEQLNLTFADNWMDDKSLLYANLLAEQEHLRALDIELRINEPC, encoded by the coding sequence ATGGCTGATAATACAGGTACTGCACACTCAGGCAATGGTTTAGAACCGCAAACTATTGCCGTGGTCGATCTTGGCTCTAATAGCTTTCATTTGGTGTTGGCCAGAATTGTTGAACAAGACGTGCAAATACTGCTTCGCGAAAAAATAAAGGTTAGGCTGGCCAAAGGCTTAGATGATGATCTCATACTCAATGAAGAAGCGATGGAAAGAGGCTTACAGACCTTAGAAATATTTTCCCACACCCTTAATGGCTTTCACCCCGATCACGTTAATATCCTTGCTACCTATACCCTAAGAACCGCTAAAAATCGTAATGAATTTATCAACCGAGCTAAATTGGTGTTGCCCTACCCGATTAAATTGGTCAGCGGTCAAGAAGAAGCGCGCTTGATATACAATGGTGTCGCTCACAGCATGCACTTTCCTGACAAACGATTGGTTATCGATATTGGTGGTGGCTCTACCGAATTCGCCCTTGGCCAGCACTTTGAACCATTAGCATTATCGAGCCGAAATGTTGGCTGTGTGAATCTGACACAGCAATTTTTCGCTGACGGCAAGATCAGCGAAAAACGGTTCGACAAAGCGGTGCTCAAAGTTGAGCGCGAATTACAGCCAATCGTTAAACGTTACCGTCAAATTGGCTGGCAAGCTTGTATTGGTACCTCAGGTACTGCATCGGCACTGTTAGAAGCAGGACGCGCCAATGAGCTATGCGAGGAGACGTTAACCCACAAAGCACTTAAAAAGTTGAAGAAGAAACTATTGGCATATGAAGACTTCGAGAGTATTGATTTAGCCGGTATCTCAGAAGATCGAAAAGGCGTTATAGTCTCTGGCTTAGCAGTAATGTTGGGTGCGTTCGAGATGCTACAAATAGACGAACTTGAATACAATGATAAAGCACTGCGTGAAGGTGCATTGTATGAAATGGAAGATCAACTCGAGCATGATGATATACGCGAACGCAGCGTTGACAGTTTGATATCGCGCATGAGTGTCGACCTACAGCATTCTGAGCGAGTGCACCAAACAAGCCAAATATTGTGTCAGCAAATCAATGACAATTGGACTTTAAAAAGCATCCCTGACTCTAAAAAGGTATTGCACTGGGCGGCAAAACTGCATGAAATTGGTTTGCACATTAACTCATCCGGCGCCAACAAACATTCCGCCTATATTGTTGCCAATTCCGGTCTTCCGGGGTTTTCGCAAGAGAAACAACAGCTGCTTACCTTGCTTTTGCGGTTTCATCGCAAAAAAATAAAACATGAAGAGTTTGCCGATTTCACCCTATTTAAAGTCAAGGACGTATATCGAATTTTAGCGATATTCAGATTGGCAGTATTGCTTAATCAAAAGCGTCAGGATGACTTTTTGCCAGAGTTAATCGTCAATGCCGATAAAGAGCAGCTTAACCTGACCTTTGCGGATAACTGGATGGATGATAAAAGCTTGCTGTATGCAAACTTGCTGGCTGAACAAGAGCATTTACGCGCACTGGACATTGAATTGCGCATCAACGAGCCATGTTGA
- a CDS encoding amino acid permease: MANAKLGFWTTTSLVTGNMVGSGIFLLPAALAGFGGISLFGWIISALGALSLAYVFASLARKIRGSGGPYKYAQHQFGDLMGYLVAWGYWFCIVTANAAIAIALVSYLSVFLPALASDTLIATLATLAFVWILVGVNLMGIKEVGRVQLFTTIVKIVPLIAVALVGVFFMQTEHFEPFNLTGDSTFSAVSSVAALTMWAFLGLESANIPDDEVENAEQTVPKAALLGTLISACIYIPSTFAVLGLIAPETLALSNAPFADAAALLFGQWAYYLVAFIAVVSCFGTLNGWTLVVGQVPMAAANDRLLPKAFSKLSRNGVPAFAIVLSSVLVSCLVLMNASDNLVEQFTFVILLSTLTSLLPYLVCTVVHAVMLCTGKASHSLTFASGITSLFAIVFSTWIIINTGFDAIFWGCILLIAGLPVYVLMKLEKKKELAKAVK, from the coding sequence CAAAACTTGGTTTTTGGACCACCACTTCTTTAGTAACCGGCAACATGGTCGGTAGCGGTATCTTTCTTTTACCGGCTGCATTAGCAGGGTTCGGTGGCATCAGTTTGTTTGGCTGGATCATTTCGGCGCTTGGCGCCTTATCTCTTGCCTATGTCTTTGCCAGTTTGGCACGCAAGATTCGCGGCTCTGGTGGCCCCTATAAGTACGCTCAACATCAATTTGGCGATCTTATGGGCTATTTGGTTGCTTGGGGTTATTGGTTCTGTATTGTCACCGCTAATGCTGCAATAGCGATTGCTTTGGTCAGTTACCTTTCTGTATTTCTCCCTGCATTAGCAAGCGATACATTAATCGCCACCTTGGCGACGTTAGCTTTTGTTTGGATATTGGTTGGCGTTAATTTAATGGGTATCAAAGAAGTCGGGCGGGTTCAGCTGTTTACCACCATTGTAAAGATCGTGCCATTGATTGCTGTTGCATTGGTTGGTGTGTTTTTTATGCAAACAGAGCATTTTGAACCGTTTAACCTCACCGGTGATAGCACGTTTTCTGCGGTATCCTCGGTAGCTGCACTGACCATGTGGGCGTTTTTAGGGCTCGAATCGGCCAATATACCCGATGATGAAGTCGAAAACGCTGAACAAACCGTACCCAAAGCAGCGCTGTTAGGTACTTTAATTTCCGCATGTATTTATATTCCAAGCACCTTTGCCGTATTAGGCTTGATTGCGCCTGAGACGTTGGCGCTATCGAATGCACCATTTGCTGACGCTGCCGCATTACTGTTTGGGCAATGGGCGTATTACTTAGTGGCGTTTATTGCCGTGGTTTCGTGTTTTGGTACGCTAAACGGTTGGACATTGGTGGTTGGTCAAGTACCAATGGCTGCAGCAAATGATCGCTTGCTCCCTAAGGCGTTTTCAAAGCTCTCACGAAACGGTGTTCCTGCGTTTGCTATTGTGCTGTCGTCTGTTTTAGTTTCGTGCTTGGTATTAATGAATGCCAGTGACAACCTGGTCGAGCAGTTTACCTTTGTTATTTTATTATCAACATTAACCAGTTTACTGCCGTATTTAGTGTGCACCGTAGTTCACGCCGTCATGTTGTGTACCGGTAAAGCCAGTCATTCACTCACTTTTGCCTCTGGTATAACGTCTTTATTTGCCATCGTGTTTTCTACTTGGATCATTATTAATACCGGTTTTGATGCCATCTTTTGGGGCTGCATCCTCTTAATAGCGGGTTTACCTGTGTACGTATTGATGAAGCTCGAAAAAAAGAAAGAACTTGCTAAGGCCGTTAAATAA
- a CDS encoding TetR/AcrR family transcriptional regulator, producing MAKTAKFDRQDVVDRATNLYWKKGFHATSMRNLQDEIDLRPGSIYAAFGSKDGLFKEALRNYTDMGLAQLEQLTVEYDSPITVLKAFIKAQVIDSQENAPNGVCMLSKTISELTEENQDLIDITKQHLAEIANEFIVLIKQAQDMSLIKSNKSAEDLASHLQVQIAGLRTFAKVHNDKDKLDAMIEDIFSHYPF from the coding sequence ATGGCAAAGACGGCTAAATTTGATCGTCAAGACGTGGTTGATAGAGCAACGAACCTCTACTGGAAAAAAGGGTTCCATGCGACCTCTATGCGCAATTTACAAGATGAAATTGATTTACGACCTGGCAGCATTTACGCCGCTTTTGGTAGTAAAGACGGGCTATTTAAAGAAGCATTAAGAAATTATACCGACATGGGTCTTGCGCAACTTGAGCAACTTACAGTTGAATATGACTCGCCTATCACCGTGCTTAAAGCATTTATAAAAGCGCAGGTAATAGACAGCCAAGAAAATGCGCCTAATGGAGTATGCATGTTGTCGAAAACCATTAGCGAGCTTACTGAAGAGAATCAAGATCTTATTGATATCACGAAACAGCATTTAGCGGAAATCGCTAACGAATTCATTGTGCTTATTAAGCAAGCCCAAGACATGAGCCTTATAAAAAGTAATAAAAGCGCCGAGGATTTAGCAAGTCATTTGCAAGTTCAAATTGCAGGCTTAAGAACATTCGCCAAAGTACATAACGATAAAGATAAACTCGATGCAATGATCGAAGATATATTTAGCCATTATCCATTCTAA
- a CDS encoding carboxymuconolactone decarboxylase family protein, with translation MSEFKLHTVATAPEKSKAMLEGAVKQMGAIPGLYAVMSESPETLKAYQQLHQLFTSTSFNAEELTVVWQTINVEHECHYCVPAHTGIAHSMNVDPAITEALRNQQPMPTEKLQALHEFTLAMVRERGNVSAQQMAAFFAAGYGQQQVLEVILGLSQKVISNYVNHVAETPVDAMFEQFAWRK, from the coding sequence ATGAGCGAATTTAAATTACACACAGTAGCAACTGCGCCAGAAAAAAGTAAAGCAATGCTAGAAGGTGCAGTCAAACAAATGGGCGCTATTCCTGGTTTATACGCGGTGATGTCGGAATCACCTGAAACCTTAAAAGCATACCAACAGTTGCATCAACTATTTACGTCGACATCGTTTAATGCCGAAGAGCTAACCGTTGTATGGCAAACCATCAATGTTGAACATGAGTGTCACTATTGCGTACCTGCTCATACGGGTATTGCTCATTCAATGAACGTTGATCCTGCAATCACCGAGGCGCTGCGTAATCAACAACCAATGCCGACCGAAAAGCTGCAAGCATTACACGAGTTTACTTTGGCTATGGTGCGTGAGCGTGGCAATGTATCAGCTCAACAAATGGCTGCTTTTTTCGCTGCTGGTTATGGTCAACAACAAGTATTGGAAGTGATATTGGGATTATCGCAAAAAGTGATCAGTAACTATGTAAATCATGTCGCTGAAACACCTGTCGATGCTATGTTTGAACAATTTGCATGGAGAAAATAG